In Rubidibacter lacunae KORDI 51-2, one DNA window encodes the following:
- a CDS encoding NAD(P)H dehydrogenase subunit NdhS: protein MILPGAKVRVTNPEDTYYRFEGLVQRVADGNAAVLFENGNWDKLVTFQLGELEEVSLKRPAKK, encoded by the coding sequence TTGATCTTGCCGGGCGCGAAAGTGCGCGTTACCAATCCCGAGGATACCTACTACCGCTTTGAAGGACTGGTCCAGCGGGTTGCCGACGGCAACGCTGCCGTTCTGTTCGAAAACGGCAACTGGGACAAGCTCGTCACCTTCCAGCTGGGAGAACTTGAAGAAGTCAGCCTAAAGCGACCGGCCAAGAAATAA